TCCATTGGCTGATAAAGGTCTGGGTCAGTTGACGGGAAACAGAATCTTGCTGGCGGGCACTGCTTTCGATGATCAGGACGCGGGACATGGCTTGTAGGCTCCATCTGAAAATGTTGTCAGTCGATGGAGTGAAGGTTAAGCGCGATCATATCGATGAAAAAGCGCAAATAATTGCTGCAACACATCGATATTTTCGTTTATAAGCGGAGCAAGCTTTATGGCGCTGCCCCGCCGCCGGCTATTTCGGCTTGCAGGTCAGCTCGATGCGCAGCTTGATGATGTTGCGGTTGAACTTGGCGGTGGCGTTCTTGAACTTGCCGGCGGCGACTTCGATGTTGCGGGTGCGCGGCGCTTCCGGGCCGTTGCGAAACACCACCTTGCAGGCCGCATCGGTGCTGCCGTAGTTGTTGACCTGGATCGAGCCGATGTCGGCATCGGTGTCGTAGGCGTTGTAGTCGATGCTCAGGCCGTTGAGGTGTTTTTCCACGTCGATCGGGTAGGCAAAGGCGGTCAGCGGCAACAGGGCCAGCAGCGCACAACAGATTTTTTTCATTCGGCAGTCTCCACCAAGGGACCGCCAGCTTAGGACAAGAGGAGCTCAATATGAAAGCGCCCCGCGTGACCCTTGATCAATGGCGAACGTTGCAGGCGGTGGTGGACCACGGTGGTTTCGCCCAGGCCGCCGAAGTGCTGCACCGCTCCCAATCCTCGGTGAGCTACACCGTGGCCCGCATGCAGGACCAGCTCGGCGTGCCGCTGCTGCGCATCGATGGACGCAAGGCCGTGCTGACCGAGGCCGGCGGCGTATTGTTGCGCCGCTCGCGGCAACTGGTGAAGCAGGCGAGCCAACTGGAAGACCTGGCCCACCACATGGAGCAAGGTTGGGAAGCGGAGGTGCGCCTGGTGGTCGACGCGGCCTACCCCAGCGCCCGCCTCGTCCGGGCGCTGACGGCATTTATGCCGCAGAGCCGAGGCTGCCGGGTGCGGCTGCGTGAGGAAGTGTTGTCCGGCGTCGAGGAAGTGCTGCTCGAAGGCGTGGCCGACCTGGCCATCAGCGGCTTCAGCATTCCCGGTTACCTGGGCGCGGAATTGAGCGACGTCGAATTCATCGCAGTGGCCCATCCCGAGCATCCCCTGCACCGCCTCAACCGCGAGCTGAACTTCCAGGATCTGGAAAGCCATCTGCAAGTGGTCATCCGCGACTCCGGCCGCCAACAGCCCAGGGACGTCGGCTGGCTTGGTGCCGAACAACGCTGGACCGTCGGCAGCCTCGCCACTGCCGCGACGTTTGTCGGCAGTGGCCTGGGATTCGCCTGGCTGCCCCGGCACATGATCGAACGAGAACTCAAGGAAGGCTTGCTCAAGCGTCTACCCTTGGAGCAGGGAGGCAGCCGCAATTCGACCTTCTATCTGTTCTCCAACAAGGAAAAACCCTTGGGCCCGGCCACGCAAATCCTCATCGAACTGCTGCGCACCTTTGACACCGCGCCGTTGGATGCACCGTTCGCCGCCCCTGAACAAGCCTGACAAGGACTTCGCCGATGGCCTATTTCGAGCACGAAGGTTGCAACCTGCACTACGAGGAATATGGTCACGGCGCGCCCTTGGTGCTGGTCCATGGGCTGGGTTCCAGCACACGGGACTGGGAAAAGCAGATCCCCGTGCTGTCCGCCCGTTATCGCCTGATCGTGCTGGATGTGCGTGGCCACGGTCGCTCCGACAAGCCGCGCGAGCGCTACAGCATCGGCGGTTTCAGCGCTGACCTGGGCGCGCTGATCGATCACCTCGACCTGGGCGCCGTGCACTTGGTGGGCTGGTCCATGGGCGGCATGATCTGTTTCCAACTGGCCGTGGACGAACCCGCGCGGGTCAAGAGCCTGTGCATCGTCAACAGTGCCCCCGAGGTCAAGGTCCGCACGCCCGATGATTGCTGGCAATGGTTCAAGCGCTGGAGCCTGATGCGCCTGCTCAGCCTGGAAACCATCGGTAAGGCCCTCGGCGCCAAGCTGTTTCCCAAGCCCGAACAGGCCGAGCTGCGCCTGGAAATGGCCCGGCGCTGGGCAACGAACGACAAACGTGCTTATCTCGCCAGCTTCGACGCCATTGTCGGCTGGGGCGTACAGGAACGCCTGGCGCAAGTTGCCTGTCCAACCCTCATTATTTGCGCCGATCACGACTACACCCCGGTGGCGCTGAAAGAGGCTTATGTAAAGCTATTGCCTGACGCACGACTGGCAGTCATCACCGATTCACGGCACGCTACGCCGCTGGATCAACCTGAACGCTTCAACCAGACCCTGCTCGAATTCTTGACCGCTATCGATTCCACTACCCAGGATCATTGAACCCATGCTGAAAAAACTCGCCCTCGCCGCCGGCTCCGTCCTCTTTGCTGCCAACCTGATGGCCGCGCAACCGGCCAAGGCGCCACACGTCTTGCTGGACACCACCAACGGCCAGATCGAAATCGAACTGGACCCGGTGAAGGCCCCTATCAGTACCAAGAACTTCCTTGAGTACGTCGACAGCGGCTTCTACAACAACACGATTTTCCACCGTGTGATTCCGGGATTCATGGCCCAGGGCGGCGGTTTCACCCAGCAGATGCAACAGAAAGACACCAAGGCGCCGATCAAGAACGAAGCCAGCAACGGGCTGCATAACGTGCGCGGCACCTTGTCGATGGCCCGCACCTCCAACCCGGATTCGGCCACCAGCCAGTTCTTCATCAACGTGGCCGACAACGCCTTCCTCGACCCAGGCCGCGACGCCGGCTACGCAGTGTTCGCCAAGGTGGTCAAGGGCATGGACGTGGTGGACATCATCGTCAACTCCCAGACCACCACCAAACAAGGCATGCAAAACGTGCCGATCGACCCTGTGATCATCAAGTCGGCCAAGCGCATCGACTAAACCCGCAGGGCAAGCCTGGGCGGCGTCGGCGATCCCGCGCAGCCCACAGCAAATAAGGAGAGCCCTGCCCGGGCTATGTAACCCATGGTTTATCGCCGTTTCGAAAAACTGATCGACATCTTTCGCGACGCGCCGACCTCGGCCCCGCCGAACCGCGTCCTGCCCTTCTACACCTATTACCTGAAACAAGTCTGGCCCAGCTTCGCCGCGCTGCTGGTGGTCGGCCTGATCGGCGCGCTGATCGAGGTGGCACTGTTCAGCTACCTGAGCCGCATCATCGACCTGACCCAGGCCACGCCCAGCGCCGACTTCTTCAAGGTCCACGGCCTTGAACTGGCGTGGATGGCCGTGGTTGCGCTGGTGTTCAGGCCGATCTTCGTGGCCCTGCATGACCTGCTGGTCCACCAGACCCTAAGCCCGAGCATGACCAGCCTGATCCGCTGGCAGAACCACAGCTACGTGCTCAAGCAGAGCCTCAACTTCTTCCAGAACGACTTCGCCGGGCGCATCGCCCAGCGCATCATGCAGACCGGCAACTCCCTGCGGGACTCGGCGGTGCAGGCCGTGGATGCGTTGTGGCACGTGCTGATCTATGCCATCAGTTCCCTGGTGCTGTTCGCCGAAGCCGATTGGCGCCTGATGATCCCGCTGTTGATGTGGATCGCCGCCTACATCGGCGCGCTGTATTACTTCGTACCGCGGGTCAAGGAACGCTCGGTGGTGTCGTCCGATGCCCGCTCCAAGCTCATGGGGCGGATCGTCGATGGCTACACCAACATCACCACGCTGAAGCTGTTCGCCCACACCAACTTCGAACAGCAATACGCCCGCGAAGCCATCGAGGAGCAAACCGAAAAAGCCCAGCTGGCCGGCCGCGTGGTGACCAGCATGGACGTGGTCATCACCAGCATGAACGGCCTGCTGATCGTGGGCACCACGGCCCTGGCGCTGTGGTTGTGGACCCAATCGCTGATCAGCGTCGGCGCGATTGCGCTGGCCACCGGCCTGGTGATCCGCATCGTCAACATGTCCGGCTGGATCATGTGGGTGGTCACCGGCATCTTCGAAAACATCGGCATGGTCCAGGACGGCCTGCAGACGATCTCCCAGCCCGTCAGCGTCACTGACCGCGAGCAGGCCAAGCCACTGGCGGTGGCCCAGGGCGAAGTGCATTTCGAGCATGTGGATTTCCACTACGGCAAGAAAAGCGGCGTGATCGGCGACCTGAACCTGGTGATCAAGCCAGGCGAGAAAATCGGCCTGATCGGGCCATCCGGCGCAGGTAAATCGACGTTGGTGAACCTGTTGTTGCGCCTCTATGACGTACAGGGCGGGCGCATCCTCATCGATGGCCAGGACATTGCCCACGTCGGTCAGGAAAGCCTGCGCGCGCGCATCGGCATGATCACCCAGGACACGTCGCTGCTGCACCGCTCGATCCGCGACAACTTGCTTTACGGCAAGCCCGACGCCACCGACGCGCAACTCTGGGAAGCGGTTCACAAGGCCCGGGCGGATGAGTTCATCCCATTGCTCTCGGACGCCGAAGGCCGCACCGGTTTCGATGCCCACGTCGGCGAGCGCGGCGTGAAGCTCTCCGGCGGCCAGCGCCAGCGCATCGCTATTGCCCGGGTGCTGCTCAAGGATGCGCCGATCCTGATCATGGACGAAGCGACCTCCGCGCTGGACTCGGAAGTCGAGGCGGCCATCCAGGAAAGCCTCGAGACGCTGATGCAAGGCAAGACCGTGATCGCCATCGCCCACCGCCTCTCCACCATCGCCCGGATGGACCGGTTGGTGGTGCTGGAGAAAGGTCGGATCGCCGAGACCGGCAGCCATGCCGAGCTGTTGGCCCAGGGTGGGTTGTATGCGCGGCTGTGGCAGCATCAGACGGGTGGGTTTGTGGGGATCGATTGATCTCTATCTGACGCAACCAAACCCGTGGCGAGGGAGCTTGCTCCCGCTGGGTTGCGTAGCAGCCCCAAACTGTATCTGGCACTGCGATGTGTCAGATACACCGCAGGGGCCTGCTGCGCAGTCCAGCGGGAGCAAGCTCCCTCGCCACGGGGGCTCAGACAGCCTCAACACTGCCGATAAGGCAGTGCCGTCCTGGCCTCTTCGGCATAAGCCATCACACCCTCCTGTTCGCGCGCGAGAAAATCCGCCACCGCTGCTTTCAGGCCTGGATGACGCAGGTAGTGCCACGAGCGCGTGATCACCGGTTCGAACCCGCGAATCAACTTGTGCTCGCCCTGTGCTCCGGCATCAAAACGCTGCAGGCCATTGGCAATCGCATAGTCCATGCCCTGGTAGAAACACGTCTCGAAATGCAGGCGATCGAATTCCGCCAGGCATCCCCAGTAACGTCCGTAGAAACTGTCGCCGCCCACCAGGCTGAACGCCATCGCCACGGGCCGTGAACCTTGCTTGGCCAGCACCACGCGAATGGCCTCGGGCATGCGCTCGGCCAGCAGGCTGAAGAACGCACGGGTCAGATAAGGCGCCTGCCGACGCACCGCGTAGGTGTTGGCGTAACAGGCGTAGACGAAATCCCACTGCGCCTCGTCCAACTGACGGCCTTCCAGCCATTCGAAATCAATGCCCTGCCCCGCCACTTGCTCGCGTTCCTTGCGCATCTGCTTGCGCTTGCGGGAACTGAGCGCATCGAGGAAATCCTGGAAGTCCCGATAGCCGCGATTCTGCCAGTGGTATTGGCAGCCGATCCGCTGCAACCAGCCCTCCTGCCCGGCCAGAGCAGCATCGGTAGAGGCATCGGTGAAATTGATGTGGGCACTGGAAAGCCCTTCGATCTCCAGATAGCCCGGCAAGCTGCCCAGCAACTCCAGGCCATCCTCAGCACGCGCCGTCAACAGTCGCGGGCCACTCACCGGACTGAACGGCACCGCCGTCAGCAGCTTGGGGTAATAGTCGATGCCGGCCCGGGCGCAAGCGTCGGCCCAGCCGTGATCGAACACATACTCGCCATAGGAGTGCCATTTGCGATAGCTGGGCAACGCCGCCAGCATCCGCCCCTCCTCGAGGTGCAGCAGATGCTCGGGCTGCCACCCGGTATGCGAGCCCAGGCTGGCACTGTCTTCCAGGGCGGTGAGAAAAGCGTGGCGCAGGAAGGGTTGGTTGACGGGCACCAGCGCGTCCCACTCGTGTGGCGCGATGGCGGACAGGCTGTCCAAGACGTGAAGCGGCATGCGGTTCCCCGGGATCCAGACGACGGATCAGGCGAGTATCGCCGATCCTGAGCGGACGGGGATAAAAAAACCCCGCCAGAGGCGGGGTTCAAAGGAGCTGTAACGGATGAAGATGTAGCGGTGTATCAGGTCAGCGATTTAGAACACGTACTGGGCGCGCATGACAAAGCCGTCGCCGTCGTCATCACCGTTGACGTTGGTGACCTTGTCGGTCTTGGCCTTGACGTAGGCGGCCGAGATTTTCACCGCTTCGTTGGCGTACCAGTTCACACCCAGGTTGTGCACCTTGGCTTCGGCATCGCCCACTTCGCGGGTGGCGCTTGCAGTGGTGATGTTGTCGTCTTCAACGGTCATGCTGTCGAAGCGGTAGAACACTTCCCAGGCGCCGATGGACTTGTTCTGCGGCTTGATCGCATCAAACTTGCCGACTTTATAGCCACGGGACTCGCCAGTAATGGTGTAGGCACCCTGAACGTAGAAACCGTGGCC
This genomic interval from Pseudomonas alvandae contains the following:
- a CDS encoding LysR family transcriptional regulator, with protein sequence MKAPRVTLDQWRTLQAVVDHGGFAQAAEVLHRSQSSVSYTVARMQDQLGVPLLRIDGRKAVLTEAGGVLLRRSRQLVKQASQLEDLAHHMEQGWEAEVRLVVDAAYPSARLVRALTAFMPQSRGCRVRLREEVLSGVEEVLLEGVADLAISGFSIPGYLGAELSDVEFIAVAHPEHPLHRLNRELNFQDLESHLQVVIRDSGRQQPRDVGWLGAEQRWTVGSLATAATFVGSGLGFAWLPRHMIERELKEGLLKRLPLEQGGSRNSTFYLFSNKEKPLGPATQILIELLRTFDTAPLDAPFAAPEQA
- a CDS encoding alpha/beta fold hydrolase, encoding MAYFEHEGCNLHYEEYGHGAPLVLVHGLGSSTRDWEKQIPVLSARYRLIVLDVRGHGRSDKPRERYSIGGFSADLGALIDHLDLGAVHLVGWSMGGMICFQLAVDEPARVKSLCIVNSAPEVKVRTPDDCWQWFKRWSLMRLLSLETIGKALGAKLFPKPEQAELRLEMARRWATNDKRAYLASFDAIVGWGVQERLAQVACPTLIICADHDYTPVALKEAYVKLLPDARLAVITDSRHATPLDQPERFNQTLLEFLTAIDSTTQDH
- a CDS encoding peptidylprolyl isomerase; translated protein: MLKKLALAAGSVLFAANLMAAQPAKAPHVLLDTTNGQIEIELDPVKAPISTKNFLEYVDSGFYNNTIFHRVIPGFMAQGGGFTQQMQQKDTKAPIKNEASNGLHNVRGTLSMARTSNPDSATSQFFINVADNAFLDPGRDAGYAVFAKVVKGMDVVDIIVNSQTTTKQGMQNVPIDPVIIKSAKRID
- a CDS encoding ABC transporter ATP-binding protein produces the protein MVYRRFEKLIDIFRDAPTSAPPNRVLPFYTYYLKQVWPSFAALLVVGLIGALIEVALFSYLSRIIDLTQATPSADFFKVHGLELAWMAVVALVFRPIFVALHDLLVHQTLSPSMTSLIRWQNHSYVLKQSLNFFQNDFAGRIAQRIMQTGNSLRDSAVQAVDALWHVLIYAISSLVLFAEADWRLMIPLLMWIAAYIGALYYFVPRVKERSVVSSDARSKLMGRIVDGYTNITTLKLFAHTNFEQQYAREAIEEQTEKAQLAGRVVTSMDVVITSMNGLLIVGTTALALWLWTQSLISVGAIALATGLVIRIVNMSGWIMWVVTGIFENIGMVQDGLQTISQPVSVTDREQAKPLAVAQGEVHFEHVDFHYGKKSGVIGDLNLVIKPGEKIGLIGPSGAGKSTLVNLLLRLYDVQGGRILIDGQDIAHVGQESLRARIGMITQDTSLLHRSIRDNLLYGKPDATDAQLWEAVHKARADEFIPLLSDAEGRTGFDAHVGERGVKLSGGQRQRIAIARVLLKDAPILIMDEATSALDSEVEAAIQESLETLMQGKTVIAIAHRLSTIARMDRLVVLEKGRIAETGSHAELLAQGGLYARLWQHQTGGFVGID
- a CDS encoding GNAT family N-acetyltransferase, producing the protein MPLHVLDSLSAIAPHEWDALVPVNQPFLRHAFLTALEDSASLGSHTGWQPEHLLHLEEGRMLAALPSYRKWHSYGEYVFDHGWADACARAGIDYYPKLLTAVPFSPVSGPRLLTARAEDGLELLGSLPGYLEIEGLSSAHINFTDASTDAALAGQEGWLQRIGCQYHWQNRGYRDFQDFLDALSSRKRKQMRKEREQVAGQGIDFEWLEGRQLDEAQWDFVYACYANTYAVRRQAPYLTRAFFSLLAERMPEAIRVVLAKQGSRPVAMAFSLVGGDSFYGRYWGCLAEFDRLHFETCFYQGMDYAIANGLQRFDAGAQGEHKLIRGFEPVITRSWHYLRHPGLKAAVADFLAREQEGVMAYAEEARTALPYRQC